One window from the genome of Microbulbifer sp. ALW1 encodes:
- a CDS encoding cytochrome c-type biogenesis protein: MPKKITYMPLATALTLFILLVTKASLSLASVEIEQLSTPELQARYQVLIEEMRCPKCQNQNLAGSDSMVATDLRREIRRLLEEGFSDQEVNEYMVARYGDFVLYRPPLQRNTLALWLAPGVFAALGLLTLIVIVVRSRNGRGGRQGDETDTLSPEEQRRLAQLLDGSGHREIESGIANGIESGSKNND, encoded by the coding sequence GTGCCGAAAAAAATCACATATATGCCCCTGGCCACTGCGTTGACCTTGTTCATCCTCCTGGTCACCAAGGCTTCTCTCAGTCTGGCCTCGGTTGAAATCGAGCAGCTATCCACCCCGGAGTTGCAGGCGCGCTATCAGGTACTGATTGAGGAAATGCGTTGCCCTAAATGTCAGAACCAGAATCTTGCCGGCTCAGATTCCATGGTGGCGACGGATTTGCGACGGGAGATCCGCCGCCTGCTGGAGGAGGGCTTCAGCGATCAGGAAGTCAATGAATACATGGTGGCGCGCTATGGTGATTTTGTACTGTATCGGCCGCCGCTTCAGCGCAACACTCTGGCACTGTGGCTGGCACCAGGTGTGTTTGCGGCCCTTGGCTTGCTCACCCTGATTGTTATTGTGGTGCGTTCACGCAATGGTCGTGGCGGGCGCCAGGGTGACGAAACGGATACCTTGAGCCCTGAAGAGCAGCGGCGCTTGGCGCAGTTACTGGACGGCAGTGGGCACCGCGAGATAGAGAGCGGAATAGCGAACGGAATAGAGAGTGGAAGCAAGAACAATGATTGA